CGCAGAAAGCCTTTGAAATCATCCGCAAGGCCATGGACGGCGGGGAATATGAAAAACGCCTCCCCGCCATCCGGGAGGCGCGCCGCCTGGTGCTGGAGAAATATAACATGTTCGCCCAGACGGCGGCGGTCATCCGCAACCACCGGGGAACCGGAACCGTCCGCCCCGGCGCCACGCTGAAAGGGCGCCATGTTCTGCGGAAAAACCCGCTCAACGCCATCCGGGAACTGGCTGACACCCTGGCCTATAAAATCAGGTCACGCGGCAAGCGCGGAACCGGGGCGTAACCCGGATTCCGTTCCGGACACGCCTTCCGGCATTACCTACCAGTAAATGGAGCTGCTGGACGGCATTCTGCCGATAGCCTTGCGGCAGGCGGAACGGGCCGCTTCCGAACGGTGGAAGGATTCGGAAGGAACACTTTCCCCCTGGTATTCAGCCAGCTTCCTGCCCGTCAAATTATGCACGGTCACGGTAACCTTCGTCCTGTAGCCGGGCCGGGTATTGGGCCCGTGCAGCGTGGTAAAATAATTCCCGTTGCGAATCAGCACATGCTCCTGCGCCGTCTTGCTGACGGTCGCCACGGCCCCGTAGCCATCCTCTCCGGGGTACATGACCTGGAACCCCTTGGACGACAGGGAGGCCGCAGCCGTATCCGCCATCTCCCAGTCGGAGCACTGGAGCCTGACTTTGCGGTACTTGACCCGGCGTTCGGCGGCGGCCCGCTGATTCTGTTCCAGTTCCCGGTTAAACTGCGCCCACTCCTCCGCCGTGCAGGCAGCCAGGCCGGCAAACACGGCCGCCGCGGCCCATCTGGTCCAAATTCCGTAATTCATCATATGAACAGGCACAAGTTCCCCCTCCGGCCTGAACCCGGTTCAAGCCGTTCGGAAAGCAGATGACCCGCCAAGGAATAAACCCTTAGTCGGATTTGCGGGAGGCGTGCTTCCTGGCCCGTTCCTCCTCCTTCTGCTTCTTCAAGTCTTCCTTCATCTTGGCCTTCTCTTCGGCATCCAGCTTGCCATCCTTGTTGGTATCATATTTTTCAAGGAGGGCGGCCTTCTTTTCCGCGGAAGTCATTCTCTTGGGAGCGTCTTCCTCCGCCATGGACGGCATGGCGAACGCAGCGGCCAGAACAATAAGCAAATACTTCATGATAAAATGGGGGTTCTTAAACAATCCTCTTCTACTCCCGCACGTTCCTCTTGTCTCTCTTTTTCTGGTAATGCATGTAAATTACCCTGCCATACGCCCTTTCCGCTGCGTGAACGGCTCTCCGGCCTAGGCCTTTGCGAAGGGGAAAAACAGCGGAATCACCACCACCATGACCAGGCCCATGATCACCTGGAGCGGCACGCCCACTTTCACGTAATCCATAAACGTATACTTGCCGGCGGGCATGACCAGCGCGTTCGGCGGCGTGGAGAAGGGAGAGGCAAAGCACATGCTGGTGCCCACGGAAACCGCCAGCAGCAGCGGATAGGGGCTGATGCCCATGCTCACCGCGGATTGCAGGGCGATGGGGGCCAGAAGCACCGCCGTGGCCGTATTGCTGATAAACATGGTCAGCAGGGACGCCGTAAAGTAAATGCCCGCCATCAGGGCCAGCGGGCCGAAGCCGCCCAGCCCGGCCACCAGCCCGTGGGAGATAACCTCCGAGGTGCCGGTCTTCTCCAGCGCCACGGACATGGGAAGCATGGCGGCAATCAGCACAATGCTTTCCCAGTTGATCGTCCGGTACGCCTCCTCCACGTTGCGCAGGCAGCCGCACAGCACCATCAGCACGGCGGCAATCAGCACCGCCGCCACCGCGGGAACCCAGTTAAACACCATGGCCGCAATCATCAGCACCATGATGCCGGCGGCCAGCGGGGCCTTGTGCGTCAGGGTCACCTTGGACGCCTCCGCCAGAGGCTGCCCCACCACCACCCATTCAAAGGTCTTTTCACTCAGGCGCGCAATATCCGCCCAGGTTCCCTGAACCAGCAGCGTATCCCCGTACTGGAGCTTGACGTCCTTCAAATTGTGGAAAATGTAATGATTGTCCCGCTGGATAGCCAGAATGTTGACGCCGTACTTGGCGCGCAGTCCGGAAGACTTCACGGGCATGTTGATGAGGTCCGAGTTGCGCATCAGCAGCATTTCCGCAATGCCTATCTCGTCAAACTTCAATTTGCTTTTCAGCATGGAGTCCGTGTCTTCCGACGTCCTCCGGTTGATCATCTCCGCCCCGCATTCCCGCGCGAACCGGTCCACGTCCTCAAACTCCCCCATCACGTAAATGACGTCCCCCCTGGCCACCCGCGTGTCCGAGCCCGCCATGGTCTGGCTGACCGTCTGAAGGAAGGAATGGCGGCTGGAATGCCTGCGGCGCACTTCCACGATGTTCACGTGGTAGCGGTCCGGAATATGAAGGTCATGCAGGGGATTCTCCGTCAGGGCGGAATCCTCCACCACCCGGAGGCGGTAAAGATTGTTGATAATCTGGTACTCGTCAATCAACTGGCTGAGAGACTTCCCCTTGGCCTCATGTTCCGTCTTGTCGTCATGATGGCCCAGAAACTTCCTGCTGAGGGGAATCAGCACCAGAACGCCCGTCACGATGCAGACGAGGCCGATGGGAGTGAAGGAGAAAAAGCCCAGCCCCTCCATGCCGGCCTCCTGAAGCTGGTTATTGATGACCAGGTTCGGGGGAGTGCCGATCAGCGTCAGCATGCCGCCCATGCTGCTGGCAAACGCCATGGGCATAAGCAGGCGGCTGGTCTGGATGCCGCCGTCCGCAGCCAGGCTCACCAGAATGGGCAGCATCAGGGCTACCGTTCCCGTATTGCTGACAAACGCGCCTATGCCCGCCGTAACAAGCATGGTCAGCACCAGCAGCCGCAGCTCGCTCTTGCCTGCCAGCTTCATGATCCTGCCGCCCAGCATCTTGGCCAGCCCCGTCCGGAAAATGGCTCCCCCCACCACAAAAAGCCCCACCATCATGACCACGATGGAATTGGAAAACCCGGAAAGCGCCTGGTCCGGGCTTAAAATCCCGAACACGATCAGGCACAGCAGGGAACAGAGCGCGACAATATCCGAACGGATTCTCCCCTGAACGAACAAAACGGCGGATACTCCCAGGATGAGAAGCGTGGTCAACATGTCAATAAGCGGTAGAGGTGAAAATAGGGAAGGAAGTTTCTAACATGTCCCGTACACCTTGTCGATAGGCTGAACAAGTCATCCGCGCAGCATCTTCCGCTCCCCATATCCGGCCAGGGAACGGGCCATGCGCCGCGCGCAGGCCGTACTGCCCCCCCCCGGCGTCATGAATCCGCAACGGCGCGCGCAATAAAAAACGCGCTCCCGGAAAGAACGCGTTTTAAAAAGAAAAGTGGTGGGTAGAGAAGGATTCGAACCTTCGAAAGCGAATGCTAACAGATTTACAGTCTGCCCCCTTTGACCGCTCGGGAATCTACCCACTTGAAGTGATGTGCGGCGAATGTATAGGGATTCCCGCGCCTTAGCAAGTTTTTTTTATAAAAAATGGGTACGCCCATCGGCAGGAAATCCTTATGCCGCAATTCATGCCGCCGGGCAGGAAATGGCACGGTGCCGAAGCACGGAACGCCGCCCTACGGCTCTCCCACATACACCGGAGCGCGGCTGTCCGGGGAATCCGAGTCAAGCTGCTCCAGCTGGGGCAGGATGTTCTCCATGCTTTCCCAGACGGCGGGAACAATTTTAAT
This DNA window, taken from Akkermansia muciniphila, encodes the following:
- a CDS encoding SLC13 family permease; amino-acid sequence: MLTTLLILGVSAVLFVQGRIRSDIVALCSLLCLIVFGILSPDQALSGFSNSIVVMMVGLFVVGGAIFRTGLAKMLGGRIMKLAGKSELRLLVLTMLVTAGIGAFVSNTGTVALMLPILVSLAADGGIQTSRLLMPMAFASSMGGMLTLIGTPPNLVINNQLQEAGMEGLGFFSFTPIGLVCIVTGVLVLIPLSRKFLGHHDDKTEHEAKGKSLSQLIDEYQIINNLYRLRVVEDSALTENPLHDLHIPDRYHVNIVEVRRRHSSRHSFLQTVSQTMAGSDTRVARGDVIYVMGEFEDVDRFARECGAEMINRRTSEDTDSMLKSKLKFDEIGIAEMLLMRNSDLINMPVKSSGLRAKYGVNILAIQRDNHYIFHNLKDVKLQYGDTLLVQGTWADIARLSEKTFEWVVVGQPLAEASKVTLTHKAPLAAGIMVLMIAAMVFNWVPAVAAVLIAAVLMVLCGCLRNVEEAYRTINWESIVLIAAMLPMSVALEKTGTSEVISHGLVAGLGGFGPLALMAGIYFTASLLTMFISNTATAVLLAPIALQSAVSMGISPYPLLLAVSVGTSMCFASPFSTPPNALVMPAGKYTFMDYVKVGVPLQVIMGLVMVVVIPLFFPFAKA